In the genome of Lactuca sativa cultivar Salinas chromosome 3, Lsat_Salinas_v11, whole genome shotgun sequence, the window CAACAAAGAATAAGCTTCAATTTGTTGATGGATCTCTTCCACCACCATCAGAAAATTCCCCAATGTTTCCAAAGTGGTCTCGTGTTAATTCAATGGTGATAAGCTAGCTTCTTAACTCTCTTCACAATGAAATCTCAAAGAGTGTTCTATTTCTCCCAACTGCGAAAGAAATTTGGTCTGAGTTACATCAGAGGTATGAACAATCAAACGGTGCTCTTATTTATCAAATTCAACAGCAGTTGTATTAGATTTCTCAAAATTCTGATGAATTCTCAACTTACTTTACCAAATTAACAAAAATTTGGGATGAATTACGTGCTGTTCAAGAGATTCCTACTTGTTCTTGTGGTGCATCtggtaaaatccaaaaatatctcGAAGATCAAAGACTCATTCAGTTACTTATGGGATTGAATGAATCCTATAAAATTATAAGAGGTCAAATCTTGATGATGAAGCCTTTGCCAAGTTTATCCACTGCTTATTCTTGATCATCCAAGAAGAAAGACAACGAGATATTCATACTTCTCCCGCAATCAACAATGATGCAATTGCTATGGCTGCTACTATAGAATCGCAATTTCATTCTTCAAAGAAATCTCTTACATGTGCTCATTGTAAGAAAACAGGCCATAGCAAATCCCAGTGTTACAGGCTCGTTGGATTTCCATCCACCTTCAAATTCACAAAGACAAGAAAAGAAGAACCAAAATCCAGTAATCAAAATGTGATCACAACTACTTTTGGATCTATCACTCAAGAGCAGTTTCAACAACTTATGCAAATGCTCAACAATCACTCCATGCAACCAAACACCAGCCAGGTCAATTCTTCCATATGTGAAAACTCAATGAATCCTGATGGTAATTCTTTTTCATTTGAGAGTTTTGTTGCCAATGTATATAAATCCTCTTCTAAACTTCAACTATATCACTCATGGATTATAGACACAGGCGCTACAGATCACATGTGTTCTAATAcagatttcttttcttttttaacaccaatttctCAGTCTCATTCGATTGGCATGCCTAATGGTCATCACACTTCAGTTTCATTCATTGGTGATGTCAAATTACATGATTCTCTCATTTTACATGGAGTTCTATATGTTCCAGATTTCAAGTATAACTTGATTTCAGTTTCCAAATTATCACCTCATTTGCAAACCTTCACTCTTTTCACTGATGAAGCATGTCTTTTGCAGGACCCTTCACAGAAGCATAATCTTGCTCTTGGAGTGATTGACAAAAGAATAAATGATCTTTATGTTCTTGATCCTTATGATTTTAGTAGTACTTTGTCATACAATGTATTTGTATTCAAGTCTTATAATGACTCTCATGCTTTTGTAACAAATTCTACTCTCACTTCCAATACCATTTTGTGGCATAATCGTTTTGGTCATATTCCTATTCATAAACTCAAAACTCTTTCTTTGTTGCCTTCCAATTGTGATGAACATTGCTTAAAATCATGTGTTATTTGTTCAAAAGCTAAACAACACAAGCTTCCATTTCCTGCTAGCATCTCATCTACTACAAATCCTTTGAACTTATTCATGTTGATGTTTGGGGTCCGTATAAACATCATACTCATGAtaaattcaaatattttatagctatTATGGATGACTATAGTCGATACACATGGATTCATCTACTGAATCACAAAAGCTATGCTTTtactctcatcaaagctttaattTCTTTGATTAAGACACAATTTGATGCCAATATAAAGTCAATCAGAATAGATAATGCTTTTGAACTTGGTTCAAGCAATGAAGGAATTGATTTCTTTCAAGAAAAAGGTATCATTCACCAAAGATCCACACCACATAATCCATAACAAAATGGCATTGTGGAAAGAAAGCACAAGCATATTTTGGAAACAGTAAGGGCATTATACTTCCAATCAAGCATTGGTATTTCTTACTAGGGTGAATGTATTAAAGTTGTTGTTCATCTTATAAATAGAATGCCCACCAAAGTTCTAAAACAGAAATCTCCTTTTGAACTTTTATACAACACAAAACCAGCTCTTCAACAACTAAAAGCTTTTGGTTGTTTGTGTTTTGTTTCATCTAATCCAGTTGGCCATGACAAATTTATGCCAAGAGCACATCCTTGCATTTTTATTGGATATCCTTATGGGCAAAAGGCTTACAAAGTTCTTAATTTGGTTTCTAAATCCATTTTTGTATCCAGAGACATCAAATTTCATGAACACATCTTTCCTCTTCATTCTTTCAAATGAAGAAGTTTTTTCTCATCCTTCTGTTACAGCTCAACCAATTCCACCTCCTAATCCTCCTCCTTTATCAATACCTACTCGACAAAGACAACCACCCATAAGGCTTCAAGATTATGTTTGTCACGATGCTATCTTAGAAGGGCAGTTTGGTAATTGTGATCATACCATCACCAGTTTGTGCATTGTTGATGACAATCTTCATTTTAAATCTTGTAATCCATCATCTACATCTTTTGCTTTTCATGTtcaaacacatgaaaaagaaccAGCCTTTTATCATGAAGCAAAAGGAATACCTGCTTGGGAAGAAGCCATGGCAAAAGAAATTCAAGCTTTAACAGAAAATCAAACATGGGACATTGTTCCTTTACCTAAAGGGAAGAAAGCCATTGCATGTAGATGGGTGTTCAAGGTCAAATATAAGGCCGATGGCACAATTGAAAGACACAAAGCACGACTAGTGGCTAAAGGTTTTACTCAAAGAGAAGGCATAGACTATCATGAAACATTTTCACCTGTTGTCAAATTTAATACAATCAGATGTTTAGTTGCTTTGGCTGTAAAAAGAGGGTGGGATATTCATCAATTTGATGTAAATAATGCTTTCTTGCATGGTGATTTACATGAGGAAGTATACATGAGACTTCCACTTGGTTATAAAGTCTCTTCTCCTTTAGTTGTTTGCAAGCTCAAAAAATCTTTATATGGTTTAAAGCAAGCATCTAGACAATGGTATGATAAATTGTCTAAAACTCTTATCACAAAAGGATATTCCAGATCAGCTAATGATTATTCATTATTCATCAAGAAGTCTTCTACTTCAATGGTTATTATTGCTATATATGTTGATGATCTTCTTGTAACTGTAAATGATCCAACATAAATTTTGAACATCAAAAACTCTTTGCATGACCAATTCAAAATaaaggatttgggacaaataCATTACTTCCTTGGATTGGAATTCAACAAGAATGATACGGGATACATTGTTCATCAACAAAAGTTTATCAAAGATCTTTTACAGACTTATTCCATCATGGATCTGCCCACCACAACTATGCCTTTGCCAGCAAAGCTCCAATTGGTTCATAACATGGAGAATCCTTTAGTAGATCCTACACTCTACAGGAAATTAATTGGAAAATTGAACTTCCTAATGCATACCAGACCCAGAATGGCTTTCTCAATTCAACATTTGAGTCAATTTAATCAAACACCATCTCAATCTCATTATGATGCAGTTATTCATGTATTACAATACTTGAAGGGGACAATTTCTCAAGGTTTGCATTTCAATAACAATTCATCTATCAAGCTCGAAGTTTTTTGTGATTCAGATTGGGCTGCATGTCCCATTACACGAAGATCAGTCAGTGGCTTCTTTATACTTTTTGGTGGTACTCCTATTTCTTGGAAATCAAAGAAGCAACTCACTGTGTCACTTTCTTCATCTGAAGCAGAGTACATATCAATGCGTAGAGTTTGTGCTGAATTAGCATGGATCAGTCGATTATTTGAAGAACTTCAAGTAGAAATTTGACACCCATTCCATTAAAATGTGACAATCTTTCTGCAATTTACATTGCAACCAATCCTGTCTTCCATGAACGTAGCAAGCATATTGAGGTAGATTGTCATTAGCAGATGTATTCACGAAGAATTTAAGTGGTATTAATCATAAAGATGTAGTTTCCAAGCTTGGTTTCTCCCCATATCCACCagtttgaggggggggggggggggggggggggggtcagcATAATACTTCTAAATGATCACAAGGGTAGTTTCGTCATTTTTACATAAACAGGGATAAACATTGTAATTTAATTAATTTGGTAGTTAGAAGTTAGCTAAGTTTGTTTGTGCTTTGTAATGTCTTTCCATTCTGTATATAGATTGTATCTCTTTCATTTGTGATAATTAATGGAAAACATTCTTCTCTCAGATTCATTCTTCTCTTTATCTTTCTTCATCATGAAATTCTACATGGATAGCCCACACAAAACCATCAAATTAAAGTAGTACTTCAGATCCACTCATATATATTTCAAATCAGTAATTGGTGTGGATACTGAACTCATTTTATTGTCAATATTAATGTCATAAGAAACAAGCTTTGTCAGCCATGAGCTTTTCACTGTTGGGATTTTCCTTCGAGATTATATATTCATAAGGCATGTACAATTCACATTTATTTATAGCATTATACAAAGAATTCTAAAGATCGTAAGACCCCGAAttataataaaagaaaataatgttatatattaataaacaacCAAGTAAACAACACTCCAAAGTACAACCAGAAAATGGAAATGTTGCCATAAATAAGAAATCTAGCAGCAGATGCAACAACGCTAATACAACACTTCTGGAGAGGTTGCCTTACTATCAGGAAAATTTCTTGTCATGCAAAATGTTAGGGTTTCGAAGCATCTTCATCATCAAAGTCGGCTGATATTTAATTAACAAGGTCGTCATTTCAACATTATGTAATTTAAAATAAATGGCAGGGTACGTAACGAATAAAGATTTCTTGTGATGATTTGCCAACGTTTCCTTAGTTTGTCAAACTCCATTAGAGAGTAGCACGTAGTCTCTTttcttttatatgctaaactctATATCAAGTAACTTCGATAATGCATGGCAGGCTGATTAGAGAATCCAGGAGAAGCAAATGTGACTCTTTTTGGCAAATAATATATAGCCacatgattaattaattaatgaagGGATATGGATCACGTCCAAACAAAACATACCCTATCTTCAAAAACGACTCGATCACTCGACTCTTATCCCAttattttatttggaaaataatattttaaaatcaaTTTACTTTGGACAAACACAAATATGGGCAACGCATCGCGTCCAAACATTCTTTATCTTCAAATAAAACCAATATTAATGCAGTCAACAATGTCATAACAATTGCCACCTACTTTCTTGATATTTTCATATTTAGATTTCCCCGGAACTTCCTATATTCCATCTAACGAACATCAGTTGTGAAGTTTTTCCATTCATGCTTAATCATCATCATATTGTGATTTGAGCATTTTTTTTCAAGCTTTAATTTGCTGATTTTACATCCATCCGTGAGGTTCCTTTTGAAGGAAATTTTTTTAGACTCTAATTAAGTAGAGGGCCTTGCACTGGTAAATGGGTTAAGATGATGTATTTGCTGCAGTCATTCTCTAAAACCTATTTCATAGATTTATCAAGAAATTTAGAAGAGAGCTAGCTCCAATCATGTTCAAGATCAACATTTGAGGGGCGTTGACTGTGCCTTTGGCTTTGGAGGTTTTTTCAAAGGCCATCAATCCTTTTGATTGATGTTAATATATATCTAATGAATAAATCTTGAAATCAAGCTAAGAAACTCCTTtttctttggatttaatgaatccAATTCGTTGGCTCGGAGAGCTATTAGAGAAAACACATTGGAGTTTCGTGGTTGCTGTTGTGGTGATTTATGGTATAAATCAAGGGTTTGGTTATGCTCTTGCTAAGGTAGGCACAGACTACTACATGAAAGATGTGCAGAAACTCCAACCATCTGAATCACAGGTTTACCTACAAATCGCCAGATTTCCATGGTTTATTAAGCCCGTTTGGGGTCTTTTTACAGATATTGTTCCCTTTTTCGGGTATCACAGGAGGCCTTATTTTATTCTTGCTGGTAATTacccatatataaatatatatatgttcattcatATGCTAGTATAGTTGCTTGCATATATTGAATTACTTGAACGTAGCTCATTTTTTAGTTTGGCTCAATTAACTAGAGATATGCAACATAAAGCTCAAAATTGTTGAATATAAATGCCTCCTTCTTTGATCCTACTGATAAAGCAAAAACGTGTAGATATAGTATAATATTATACTAAAGTTAATTACTCCTTTAGGTTCATAAAAACTGCAACAATCTGCCTAGAAACAACTATAACTATATATTTGCCTATTGGTCTCTTGCAATTTGATGGTGCGGATTTTTTTAAAGGAAACAATACAAAGTGATTTTGCCTATATGAGGTTACTATGGTTCGTATCATGATTATCTGTACAAATTTAAAGGATTTTTCCCCGTATAAGGTTTCATCGATTTATTAATTGAATATTTGCAAAATTTTCAGGCATTGTAGGAATTCTATCGATGCTTTTCTTGTCATTGCATGAAAAGCTTCATATAGGACTAGCATTGCTGTCTTTAATGGCCGGGAATGCTGGAGGGGCGATAGCAGATGTGACAGTTGATGCGTGTATAGCACATCAAAGTGTTACTCATGGTTCTCTTGCTCCACATATGCAAAGCTTATGCTCCATGAGTTCTTCCATAGGAGCTCTTATCGGATATTCTTTGAGCGGTGTCTTTCTTCATTTAATTGGTCCCAAGGTTGCTTTCTTTTTCATTTTCTATACATGTAAATATCGTaacacctttttttttttatagatatCCAATGAGAATTGATACATTTTTTTCATgttaaaattacttgtatgtgcCCTTCTGCATTTACAGGGAGTTTATGGCTTGCTAAGTATACCATATGCCCTCATGTTGCTGGTTGGCATTTTGCTAGATGAACAACGAGCTTTAACTGATTATAGACAGGTACATATAACTAACCTTTAGAGGGTTTAATTACAATTTTTGTCCTATGGTCCCGATCTTAATTAGTCCTATATGGATCCCAAACAAAGTAAAGGGTTGTCATGTTCTATcctattaatttaattagatactagattaatttaattagatactAGATGTAACATCCGTATAGTACACGAGAACgagtttaataaaaataaaagtttaagtataaaattataagcattatgtaatttctaaagcaatagttttacataaatacaaatgatataataaataaagtaattaatttaatattattcTAGGAGATTTGAAACAAGAAGGAAACAACACTTAAATAACGTTTATTCTGATATTTAATATAATGATCtaccttacatatataaaccttactaaaatttggattttaaatttaagaaaaatcaaaaatacaaaaaaataacaGGTGGAAAAAGAATAATTCAAAAATCTTAGAAAATAACATGTGTCAAATTTAATAAGAACATGATATTTGGCAAAATTGATTTTTGTTTATTAGGTTAGAAATCAACATTATATATGGTTGATCAAGTAGGCAATATCGATATGATATCCATTGATCTCTACATATGAGCACCTATATATGCTTTTTGCATTGTATTTGTAATATTTGGAAAATACATTTACGCTTTGTGACTGCTAATTCTGGAAAATTTACATGTTTGAATATCAGGTTCCTAAGAAATTTTGGGATGCTATTATGCGTATGTGGACAACTCTGAAAAGACAAGATGTGTGGGGGCagtgtttttatatgtttatctCCTTTGCATTGAGCTTGAATATCCATGAAGCCTTGTTCAAATGGGAAACCGATTCGAAAGCAGGCCCATCTTTCTCCCAggtgcctctctctctctctccacaaaTGGACATAGCGTCAAATGTACCAAGGCcgtgtttttttttcattaataaataatgtttaaaacatATTTGAGAATGATAGAATGAAAAAAAAAGTGTTGTATAAATAAAATGTTAAGAGTGTTAGTCTTTTGTATGGATAAGTGTTGAATGGATAAACATGTTAGAAATAAGTATTGTACAAATGTAGACTGTTTCTTTGAATGAGCACTAACTATTACTCATATTCTATGTGCAGGAAGTTATTGGTTTTATTTCATCGATTGGCTCAGTCGGATCCCTTTTAGGTGCAATATTGTATCAACATAGTTTAAAGACTCATCCTATCCGAAATCTACTATTTTGGGCTCAGTTGTTTTTGGGCTTATCAGGGATGCTAGATCTTGTCTTAATACTTAGGCTAAACTTAAAACTAGGAATCCCTGATATGTTATTTGTGATTATCAACGAAAGTGTCTTCCAGTTGGTTCAAAATTTGAAGTGGTTGACATTTTATGTTATAACTTCTAAGCTTTGTCCAAGTGACATCGAGGGCACATTCTTCGCTTTGGTCATGTCCATTGACAATTTAGGCAACTCTTCATCAGAATGGCTTGGTGCCTCACTTCTTTGTTACCTAAATGTCACAGGTACACAATTTGATAAGTTATGGCAAGCAATTTTGATTCGAAATGTTATGAGAATTGCACCTCTTTGTTTTTTGTGTTTGGTGCCTAATGGTGGTGAGGATAGTGAATTCGGTTTGAGTAGTTTACAAGATAGTGAAGTATTGGAACCTATGAATGTGGAACTTACACCCCTCATTGCAAGTGCTTCAAGTTGAAATTAGGTTTAAAAGCATTgagaaacattttttttaatgttttcttaCATTTATTTAGCAAGGGGAAAGATTGGTCCGAGAAAGACAAAATTATGTTATGAAATAAGGTAAAATTGATATGAGGTAGTGATACAAATCCAGTCAGATCGTGTTCCATGTACTAAAAAACAAGGTATAAGCTGGATGAAGTTCGTGAAGTGATTAATCCTGTAGGTTTGATTACATTTGGATGATTGAGTCTTCTCATGACAACGATTTCTCTTGCCATGAACTTGATGCTTTGTGAATCCATGTTATCAAATCGTACTCTTTTTAAAGTGATAGTTTTTAGATTTGGTCCAAGGGCATTTTGTTTATTTAGAAAAAGACTAACTAGTCAAAAGTTAAAGTCAACACCAAAGAACAATTCAAGCATTTTTCGAAACCATAAAGACCAGTGACGTGACATTTTTCATAGAAGTCCTCAAAGTATGATATCTTGCTAACCATAAAGACCAGTTATAAAATTTTGTCTAGTTGATATTGTTCAAGCAATATTCAAGACTCTGTAAGATATGATATTTTTCATTTGAAATCAACATGTCCATCTAAATAATTTGCAATGTGAGACATATAGTAGGATTTAAATTGTATTTAAGTAGTGTATTTATCATGGGAGGTTTTAGATTTGTAAAcactattattttattaaattcattCAAATATTAGTAATTCGATAATTTTAATTTAAACTGTTAATATTTTTTAAGTGTGAAACAAATTTATTGTTGGTTTTTTCCCGACCCATTGTGACAAAGTAGGCATAACAATGTGTAGGATTATGGAGGGGTGAAATACTGAAATACACTAGTGAAGTCTTGCATTAATGTTCCACATGACTAACTAAATAGTTTGCGATCACGGTCGAGAGTAAGATTTGGATTTTATTTAAGCATCGTATCGTATTTAATATTGTACATTTTAGATTTTTTAGGCTTCCCCTGTCATGCCAAAGCATTCACAACAGTTTGTAGAACCGAGTGGGTGCAAATATACTGATATCATAGGTAAGCATTATATTTATGGGTAAATTACacagatggtccctatggtttagggtaatctgTGTGCTTGTtccataatatatttttttatttcggatcatttctacTTTATATTTTTGTTGCACGCCTGGTCACTGTCCATTCTAAAAAGACCGATTTACCCTAACTgatttatttttacattttttttaaattaccagttaattaaatatgaaaaaaatattaACTAAATATATATTGGTTTGATTCAATAACCCACACCACCCCTGGTCATCATCTTCTACCCTCCCACTTACCCACTCCTCCCCTACCTTTTTCTTCTAATCCGTTTTCTTCGGTGAGCCAGCACCACTCCCTCCTATTCCATTCATGGTCTCCTCCATAATAAAAATTCAGCACCTTCACAAAAATGCAAAACTAAAGCCTAAATCTACAAAACTCAAAATCAATGTTAAACAAATCAATAACAATAAGCAAAAGTTAGATCAAATCAATCAAATTCACAGGTTAAACGTATCTTGATAATGAGAAGGTTCTGAAAAAACTTCCAAACCCAAAAATCAGATTTTGGCTTCTACAAACACAATGTTGCTATAACTAATTCTTCACCTGATTTCAACTGTGTATGGATCTCTATGAGGAATGAAAGGGTGTTATTATATCTAATTCATAAACTTCAACCATATTTGGGTTTTTGAAGCAAATCCAACCCCCCCTAAAAAAATTCATATTTGGGTTTTTGAAACAATTTATGATTTCTGAACATGACATCAAAAATAAGTTGAAAGGCACTGTCAAGATTAGAGATGGATCTGAGATATATGTGAGTGTCGTCGGTTTTACAAAATCAATTTAGGTCGAcggtgaggagagaggagggagaatATGCCGTCCATTAAAGGTTAAGATGGAGGTGACCAGAGAAGATGATTGTACACGAGTTTAGACTATAGTTTTAtaatttttggtttaatattcaataaCTTACAGTCCACTGAATTcaggatatcaaagctgaaaattttcaactttttagctatttatttttatactttgtattatctgaaaaatttaaaacatgcatatcacATTAGTTTTAAGTCAGATTGACATTAGGTTTTTTAAAattgtattttagagtttgtacattattttagactataattttttcAAATTTTGTTTCAAATAACTTACACTCTCCCGAAGTCGAGATATCAATATATAAATTTTCAAGGTTcaacctgttggattaggtgtctaagcccataactataattggtatgtacttaatttgattatgagcatggtctttttgggttgccttcactcatgcaacttgacaggatgacaagtggagagagagtagaatttgttatatgaataataaattgatactcagaatgattttattaataaattataagattaatatattatttggaaatcatattattaattagaaattaatatgatattaatttcgggattaaaggaactgattaataatagagggactgttttgcaaatcattgatagttgtgaaactagGCCTAGGGACTCCTTGATGAAAGTGGACAAAATTTATAGCTTGGGcttataagatttcgtccaaggcatgTTGTGGAGGTCCAtggctcttctacatatcttaatttatcatccagtttcacctcggataaCGGGACTgtttcatcatatatgcttaaacatttacgcagataactcacatgaaGCACATCATGAATATCTGTCAAATCTTCCGGCAATTCCAAACGGTATTCTTGCTTACCAATTTTCTAgatgattttgaaaggtccaacaaatctaggactcaattttcctttcttcccaaatcttataatGCCTTTCCATGGAGATACCTTCAGCATTACGAAATCATCCACCTGGAATTCTATAGGTCGTCTTTTCTTTTCTGCATAGGACTtttgtcgatcctgggccgctttcattctttcttgtACAATTTGAATCTTATCAGTGGTGTCTTGATGGTGATGCTCAAACTTGCATCTGCTTTTTATTCTCTATGGGGCTTTCTGCCCTAATCTCCCAGTTAAAGAAAAAATCAATTCTCATTGCAGACTCTTACTCCTTCTTGAATTTGGGTCAGACTCAACCCAAGATAAGGTCTTCACTTTTTCTATAACAACAACTCGaatggtcatattctaatgaccatTGATTTCATAACGCAAAAGACACACAAAAAAACAGACTCTTGTCTCTATTAGTCTAATACTATCATGGAAGAAATCTTCCTTCATATTTTAATGTGATATAATATCTTCATAGTATGTAGCATTTCTAGTTAATGGTTACTTAATCCTTTAATGAAGACTATCATACTTCTATTGACTATCTTGACCATCTCCTTCTTCAATCTTCTGACTGAAGTTTCGTCACTACACAAGACAAGGTTCTATGAACCAATCAACTCACTTCGCATATTTATATTAATCGGACTCGATTCTTTATGAACACTAAGGTCTGAACgaaaatcatcttcttagtcatcacCAAAACgaaggtaatgacatacttgaacataaacgaattcaattactagcttcttggtaaccttgtgactttccttgatccaagtgtgattcatgtgcttccaatagtatatgcctctactactattcacacttactcatactcgtcccaagtattgtctcgcagttttccaagtcaccattcaaaagttttcacaaaGCAACTTTTCACACCTGAGTGTGT includes:
- the LOC111914454 gene encoding probable folate-biopterin transporter 2 gives rise to the protein MNPIRWLGELLEKTHWSFVVAVVVIYGINQGFGYALAKVGTDYYMKDVQKLQPSESQVYLQIARFPWFIKPVWGLFTDIVPFFGYHRRPYFILAGIVGILSMLFLSLHEKLHIGLALLSLMAGNAGGAIADVTVDACIAHQSVTHGSLAPHMQSLCSMSSSIGALIGYSLSGVFLHLIGPKGVYGLLSIPYALMLLVGILLDEQRALTDYRQVPKKFWDAIMRMWTTLKRQDVWGQCFYMFISFALSLNIHEALFKWETDSKAGPSFSQEVIGFISSIGSVGSLLGAILYQHSLKTHPIRNLLFWAQLFLGLSGMLDLVLILRLNLKLGIPDMLFVIINESVFQLVQNLKWLTFYVITSKLCPSDIEGTFFALVMSIDNLGNSSSEWLGASLLCYLNVTGTQFDKLWQAILIRNVMRIAPLCFLCLVPNGGEDSEFGLSSLQDSEVLEPMNVELTPLIASASS